In Carya illinoinensis cultivar Pawnee chromosome 7, C.illinoinensisPawnee_v1, whole genome shotgun sequence, the following are encoded in one genomic region:
- the LOC122316549 gene encoding WD repeat-containing protein PCN-like, with amino-acid sequence MLEAYKNSSIDWKPSPVVALATSADDSQVAAAREDGSLEIWLVCPGSVGWHCQLTIHGDPNSRVSSLVWCQAGSRGLPCGRLFSSSIDGSVSEWDIFYLKQKTVLNSIGVSIWQIALAPSNNHVLDTNPKSEPIGNGYLSDKSSMDDHEMSESEDESDSVELHEQSVIKFPRVVMACDDGCVRIYSISDSDELIYTKSLPRVSGRVLSVTWSPDANMIYSGSSDGFIRCWDANVGNEMYRITVGLGGSGGGPELCIWSLLALRCGALVSADSTGSVQFWDSQHGTLLQAYSLHKGDVNALAAAPSHNRVFSAGSDGQVILYKLFSETVGPSDDKASLTAMKKWTYVGYVRAHTHDVRALALAVPISREELLLDEKVKRIRRKEKPIEFSYHKWAHMGVPMLISAGDDTKLFAYSVKEFTKFAPHDICPAPQRVPIQLVHNKTPLLLVQASHWLDILYIRTESVAFPDMACGPSGGLAMTDLLARIKAKASRRIICSSISNSGELFAYSDHVRPSLFELKMRGAGKSTTVSKKQLPQRLPFAHSMVFSFDSSRFMIAGHDRRIYVVDVGSSQLVHTFTPCRELHDEQLPPREPPITRMFTSSDGQWLAAVNCFGDIYIFNLETLRQHWFISRLDGASVTAGGFPPRNNNVLIITTSSNQVYAFDVEARQLGEWSMQHAFVLPKRYQEFPGEVIGLSFLPSSSSSSVIVYSARAMCLIDFGKPVDQDENELVNGQHTALRNLQSTPIIKGRLKRILRDGQTETRLSGRKNFEFFSFRNPVLFIGHLSKNSLLIIDKPWMEVVKTFGTSPVHRHIFGT; translated from the exons ATGCTCGAGGCTTATAAGAACAGCTCAATCGACTGGAAGCCATCTCCTGTAGTTGCACTAGCCACCAGCGCCGACGACTCCCAGGTCGCCGCAGCTCGAGAAGACGGCTCTCTCGAGATTTGGCTCGTCTGTCCAGGATCCGTCGGCTGGCACTGCCAGCTG ACGATCCATGGGGACCCCAATTCGAGGGTTTCGTCACTCGTGTGGTGTCAAGCTGGTTCAAGAGGCTTGCCTTGTGGTCGGTTATTTTCGTCTAGTATCGATGGGTCGGTTTCGGAGTGGGATATTTTTTACTTGAAGCAGAAG ACAGTATTAAATTCAATTGGAGTCTCAATCTGGCAAATAGCTTTAGCGCCATCTAATAACCATGTACTTGATACAAATCCTAAGTCTGAGCCTATTGGAAATGGGTATTTAAGTGACAAGTCAAGCATGGATGATCATGAAATGAGTGAAAGTGAAGATGAGTCTGATTCAGTTGAACTTCATGAACAATCTGTTATCAAGTTTCCACGTGTAGTAATGGCTTGTGACGATGGTTGTGTGCGGATATACAGTATTTCTGACTCAGATGAGTTAATTTACACCAAATCATTGCCTAGGGTCAGTG GACGTGTTTTAAGCGTGACTTGGAGTCCTGATGCAAATATGATATATTCAGGGAGCAGTGATGG GTTTATAAGATGCTGGGATGCTAATGTTGGTAATGAGATGTACAGGATTACAGTTGGACTTGGAGGTTCAGGTGGTGGACCTGAACTTTGTATATGGTCATTACTCGCCTTGAG GTGTGGGGCCCTTGTTAGTGCAGACAGTACTGGTAGTGTTCAGTTTTGGGACAGTCAGCATGGGACTCTTTTGCAGGCATATTCTCTCCACAAAGGTGACGTGAATGCTCTGGCAGCAGCTCCCAGCCATAACAGGGTGTTCTCTGCTGGTTCTGATGGTCAG GTTATTCTGTATAAGCTCTTTAGCGAGACAGTGGGACCTAGTGATGACAAAGCATCTTTGACAGCAATGAAGAAATGGACCTATGTTGGTTATGTAAGAGCTCATACACATGATGTCAGGGCTTTGGCACTGGCTGTTCCAATCAGCAGGGAAG AACTGTTGCTGGATGAAAAGGTAAAAAGAATTCGACGTAAGGAGAAGCCCATTGAATTTAGTTATCATAAGTGGGCCCACATGGGAGTTCCAATGCTTATCTCAGCAGGTGATGACACAAAACTTTTTGCTTACTCTGTGAAGGAGTTCACCAAGTTTGCTCCTCATGATATCTGCCCTGCACCCCAGAGAGTACCGATTCAGTTGGTGCATAATAAAACACCATTGCTTCTAGTCCAAGCTTCCCACTGGTTAGATATCCTATACATACGCACAGAAAGTGTTGCCTTTCCTGACATGGCTTGTGGTCCTTCTGGCGGCCTTGCGATGACAGATTTGCTTGCTCGAATTAAGGCTAAGGCATCTCGAAGGATTATTTGCAGTTCTATTTCTAATTCGGGCGAACTGTTTGCATATTCCGATCATGTGAGACCCAGCCTATTTGAATTGAAGATGCGTGGAGCTGGGAAAAGTACGACTGTTAGTAAAAAGCAACTTCCTCAGAGACTGCCATTTGCCCATTCAAtggtttttagttttgattCGTCTCGTTTTATGATAGCCGGGCATGATAGAAGGATATAT GTTGTGGATGTGGGCAGCTCACAACTAGTACATACCTTCACACCGTGTCGCGAATTGCATGATGAGCAATTACCTCCAAGGGAGCCTCCAATCACAAGAATGTTTACCAGCTCTGATGGGCAGTGGCTAGCTGCTGTCAACTGCTTTGgagatatatacatatttaatcTGGAGACTTTAAG GCAGCACTGGTTCATTTCAAGATTGGATGGTGCCTCTGTTACAGCTGGTGGTTTTCCTCCAAGAAACAACAATGTGCTTATAATTACAACCTCTTCAAATCAGGTCTATGCATTTGATGTGGAGGCCAGACAATTGGGAGAATGGTCAATGCAACACGCATTTGTTCTGCCAAAGAGATACCAAGAGTTTCCTGGGGAAGTCATTGGGCTTTCTTTCTTGCCCTCTTCAAGTTCATCGTCTGTTATTGTTTACAGTGCCAG GGCGATGTGCTTGATTGACTTCGGAAAACCCGTGGATCAAGATGAGAACGAGTTGGTAAATGGTCAGCATACAGCATTAAGGAATTTACAAAGTACTCCCATCATCAAAGGGAGACTGAAACGTATACTTAGAGATGGTCAAACAGAGACTAGACTCAGTGGtagaaaaaattttgagtttttttcttttagaaaccCTGTTTTATTTATTGGACACCTTTCCAAAAACTCCCTGTTGATCATAGACAAACCATGGATGGAAGTGGTTAAAACTTTTGGTACATCACCGGTTCACAGACATATATTTGGGACATAA
- the LOC122316853 gene encoding protein SOB FIVE-LIKE 5-like, with the protein MDISASQCSSGCESGWTRYLDQSSLSETQFHIVGGMDDYYRGKGAKMEEKEEDLSLVSDASSGPSHDLEDDEECIHDNGCYCYSSSASERDRKSKRKMKAKEHGRHRLHSNLDDTASSPALSFSKVDSTLYGNEDSTEKLLNFSQGFSATHFEVKSKVQKHSTFLKSIAKKPASEEPGGFHRNWK; encoded by the exons ATGGATATCTCAGCTTCACAGTGCAGTAGCGGGTGTGAATCAGGTTGGACTCGGTACTTAGACCAATCCTCACTTTCAGAAACTCAATTCCACATAGTTGGTGGTATGGATGACTATTATAGAGGAAAGGGAGCAAAAAtggaggagaaagaagaagatttgTCCTTGGTCTCTGATGCTTCTTCTGGGCCTTCACATGACcttgaagatgatgaagagtGCATTCATGATAATGGATGTTATTGCTATTCTTCTTCAGCTTCTGAGCGGGACCGcaaaagcaaaaggaaaatgaaggcCAAAGAACATGGCAGACACCGGCTGCATTCAAATCTTGATGACACTGCTAGCTCCCCAGCACTGAGCTTTTCCAAG GTGGATTCAACTCTCTATGGGAATGAAGATTCAACGGAGAAATTATTGAATTTCTCTCAGGGTTTCTCTGCAACGCATTTTGAG GTAAAATCTAAAGTGCAGAAGCATTCTACTTTCTTAAAGTCTATTGCCAAAAAACCAGCTTCAGAAGAACCAG GTGGTTTTCACAGAAACTGGAAATGA
- the LOC122316389 gene encoding protein FAR1-RELATED SEQUENCE 4-like, translated as MGEEETGRPSMPSTSTQGYHLPYMMPTYPNPYPYTWGSQHLAMPPFGATMPYPLSTNPEELRLGEDTTHHSSMPHDVPTMPFSVESEKNVGETSPDKSGSPNVEDQFEVSDEDNKVEPPKAGMKFGSNKEVLSYYKRYAKQEGFGVIIRRTKRDIDGHARYVTIACARGGRYYPCHSNLSKPRPTTKTDCKAKVNARLVKGEWVVTSVELVHNHSTVSPKKARFFRSHKNLDEYSQRILDLNDRAGIRMHKNFNALVTDAGGYENLDFQEKDCRNFIDRARHLRMGKGGGEALNEYFKRMKKMNDGFVSVMDVDDEFRVRNVFWADARSRAAYEYFGDVITFDTTYLTNRYGMPFAPFVGVNHHGQSILLGAGLISSEDTSTFVWLFEAWLECMNGRAPHAIITDQDRAMKNAIAIVFPNTRHRYCLWYIMRKLPEKLGSHSAYLELKTVIHNAVYDTQSCEEFDEKWGQLMNNYALTNNAWLQGLYTERSYWVPVYLKGVFWAGMSTTQRSESMNAFFDGFVHSGTTLKEFVDQFDNALRKKVETETTADFHSCNQTISCVSPFKIERQFQSCYTNAKFKEVQAEVIGMLLCNPSLVSTQGSISTFDVFEEISTPDGQSKIMKYIVYLNKEELEVKCTCALFEMRGIICRHSFKVCQMKYIHALPDKYLLDRWRKDTKRRYTLIKSSYDDCRLNPDARRYEEVVKRCIRFATRVSRNEEHVNAFFQFLDDFELKLVGVEPVTCSTKDQENVDANRGKKILSPHVVRGKGRPPTRRKVPMVEKAAGKRRKKQIKRKIFDEEPQNHNNLVSEVYPCVDDVVIPT; from the exons ATGGGCGAAGAGGAAACTGGTAGGCCATCCATGCCTTCTACATCAACCCAG GGATATCACCTGCCATATATGATGCCTACATATCCAAATCCATATCCGTATACTTGGGGTAGCCAG CATTTGGCAATGCCACCCTTTGGGGCAACCATGCCATACCCTCTATCGACTAATCCGGAGGAGCTGAGACTAGGTGAAGATACAACGCAT CATTCATCCATGCCACATGACGTACCAACTATGCCATTTAGTGTCGAAAGTGAGAAGAATGTTGGAG AAACTTCACCTGACAAAAGTGGTTCCCCAAATGTGGAGGATCAGTTTGAAGTATCAGATGAAGATAATAAAGTTGAGCCTCCAAAAGCTGGTATGAAATTTGGGTCTAATAAAGAGGTTTTATCATATTACAAACGATATGCCAAACAAGAGGGTTTTGGGGTTATTATAAGAAGGACGAAGAGAGATATAGATGGCCATGCAAGGTATGTGACGATTGCATGTGCACGTGGCGGCAGGTACTATCCATGCCATAGTAACTTATCAAAGCCACGACCAACAACAAAAACGGATTGTAAGGCTAAGGTTAATGCTCGCCTAGTGAAGGGGGAATGGGTGGTGACCAGTGTCGAGCTTGTTCACAATCATAGTACTGTTAGCCCTAAAAAAGCAAGATTTTTTAGATCTCACAAAAATTTAGATGAATACAGTCAGAGGATTCTTGACTTGAATGATAGAGCAGGTATTCGGATGCATAAAAATTTCAACGCACTTGTGACTGATGCCGGGGGGTATGAGAATTTAGATTTCCAAGAGAAAGATTGTAGAAATTTTATTGACAGAGCTCGACATTTGAGAATGGGTAAAGGAGGTGGGGAAGCACTGAACGAGTATTTTAagagaatgaagaagatgaatGATGGCTTTGTGTCCGTCatggatgtggatgatgagtttAGAGTTAGGAATGtcttttgggctgatgcaagAAGTCGAGCTGCGTATgagtattttggtgatgtgaTCACGTTCGATACGACATACCTCACAAACAGGTACGGAATGCCATTTGCTCCCTTCGTTGGTGTCAACCATCACGGACAATCCATACTTTTAGGGGCGGGCTTGATTTCAAGCGAGGATACAAGTACATTCGTATGGTTATTTGAAGCATGGTTAGAATGCATGAATGGACGGGCACCCCACGCCATCATAACAGACCAAGACAGGGCAATGAAGAATGCCATTGCCATTGTATTCCCGAACACAAGGCATCGATATTGTCTCTGGTATATAATGCGGAAACTTCCTGAGAAATTGGGATCCCACTCAGCATACCTTGAGTTGAAGACTGTCATTCATAATGCAGTCTACGATACACAGAGTTGTGAAGAATTTGATGAGAAGTGGGGGCAGCTAATGAATAACTATGCTCTTACTAATAATGCATGGTTGCAGGGGTTGTACACCGAGAGATCATATTGGGTACCAGTTTATTTGAAAGGTGTATTTTGGGCTGGTATGAGTACTACCCAACGGTCTGAAAGTATGAACGCCTTCTTCGACGGATTCGTGCATTCCGGTACGACATTAAAAGAATTTGTCGATCAATTTGACAATGCATTGAGGAAGAAGGTGGAGACGGAGACGACAGCTGATTTCCATTCCTGTAACCAAACAATCTCATGTGTTTCCCCATTCAAAATTGAGAGGCAGTTTCAGTCATGTTACACGAATGCTAAATTTAAAGAGGTCCAAGCAGAGGTTATAGGGATGCTTTTATGTAACCCTTCACTTGTCAGCACACAAGGTAGCATTTCTACCTTCGATGTTTTTGAAGAAATTTCCACCCCCGATGGCCAATCCAAAATTATGAAGTACATAGTTTATTTGAATAAAGAGGAATTGGAAGTTAAATGCACTTGCGCCCTCTTTGAGATGAGGGGGATTATTTGTAGGCATTCATTTAAAGTATGTCAGATGAAGTACATTCATGCTTTGCCAGATAAATATTTGTTGGACCGATGGCGAAAAGATACAAAGAGAAGATACACACTTATTAAGAGTAGCTACGATGATTGTCGCCTCAATCCGGATGCACGTCGGTATGAGGAAGTTGTTAAAAGATGTATACGATTTGCCACACGTGTATCTCGAAATGAAGAGCATGTAAATGCATTCTTTCAGTTTTTGGATGACTTTGAGCTGAAGTTGGTAGGAGTAGAGCCTGTCACTTGTTCAACAAAGGATCAAGAGAATGTGGACGCTAATAGGGGTAAGAAAATATTAAGTCCACACGTTGTTCGGGGGAAAGGGAGGCCGCCAACGCGAAGAAAGGTCCCGATGGTTGAGAAGGCTGCTgggaagagaaggaagaaacaG ATCAAGAGGAAAATATTTGACGAGGAACCACAAAATCACAACAATCTGGTGTCAGAAGTCTATCCTTGTGTTGACGACGTTGTTATCCCAACCTAG